In one window of Tachypleus tridentatus isolate NWPU-2018 chromosome 2, ASM421037v1, whole genome shotgun sequence DNA:
- the LOC143245574 gene encoding uncharacterized protein LOC143245574 has protein sequence MAVKTPSFLWFWIHFYLVLMTVVHRNSTYDLSQGKMDHQSPEQSILIFKENKGLKEEIFSILKFLLLKLKDCFLYQETCIKKDQDEKCNPDLVVVAMAFCSSDSEICDAFFSCSGETENNCPFGKEQTRECQHINKCPQCFYCCNSSSKKECFPRSDIKMNWTMLEEKKNTLLTKHDKKISECHGFESTIYWMIPQVIKNELEITEIESFNAHSALSENKIALLNLTILAADNRIAIWKYDTLQGETNVYENIRLHTNIRMSISQIKATVESKTAYGLARLFVLDECNKLHVICQLVMPVSFKPRLRSRHRKLFYEKNKESLFCVKDHFFTELIDGGPPKCKFVDI, from the exons TGCTCATGACTGTTGTACACAGGAACAGCACTTATGACTTATCTCAAGGAAAGATGGATCATCAATCACCTGAACAAAGTATactaatttttaaagaaaacaagggtctgaaagaagaaatattttctattctaaaGTTTCTTCTGTTGAAACTGAAGGACTGCTTTCTTTATCAG gaGACTTGCATTAAAAAAGATCAAGATGAAAAATGTAATCCTGATCTGGTGGTAGTAGCCATGGCTTTCTGTTCTTCAGACTCT GAGATTTGCGACGCATTTTTCTCGTGTTCTGGAG aaacagaaaacaattgCCCATTTGGCAAAGAACAGACAAGAGAATGTCAACACATTAATAAATGCCCTCAATGCTTTTATTGCTGTAATTCATCATcaaaaaaagaatgttttccGAGAAGTGACATTAAAATGAACTGGACCATGCTGGAAGAAAA GAAAAATACATTATTGACAAAACATGACAAAAAAATAAGTGAATGCCATG gcTTTGAGTCAACCATATACTGGATGATTCCTCAAGTGATCAAGAACGAGCTCGAGATAACTGAAATTGAATCTTTTAATGCTCATTCAGCCTTGAGTGAAAATAAGATCGCCTTACTGAACTTGACAATATTAGCTGCTGACAATAGGATAGCCATTTGGAAATATG ataCCCTACAAGGTGAAACcaatgtatatgaaaatataagaCTTCATACTAACATTCGGATGAGCATCAGTCAAATCAAAGCCACAGTGGAAAGTAAAACAGCATACGGGCTggcaagattgtttgttttagatgaaT GTAATAAATTGCATGTTATCTGTCAGCTAGTGATGCCAGTTTCTTTTAAACCCCGTTTACGATCTCGACACAGAAAGTTGTTTTACGAGAAAAACAAAGAAtctttgttttgtgttaaagACCATTTTTTCACAGAACTTATTGATGGTGGACCTCCAAAATGTAAGTTTGTGGACATATAG